The following proteins come from a genomic window of Metarhizium brunneum chromosome 2, complete sequence:
- the hxkA_1 gene encoding Hexokinase-1, with translation MTNLRKAFIAAIVKSLLRGKSLIQALLSFWVNPGIAEGGKGNSTKTLQDFLKDAEAALLGPVSGNGLQELSAGLKKQFVERLQIDEQCMLPSYSHQLPLGSECGQYLALDVGGSTLRVAVVELRGRRVDADKQSEIISMHNYRIGKDVKDLEGMDFFNWMGQKIAETLAESGQHENSEAKPLPISCAWSFPIEQTSMGSGKLLPMGKAFLADRGLLGEDLAGIIKQACKQSGLHVELRALLNDSSACLLSRAYSYTSTRFGLILGTGVNLAAYMPVQSVGMKKFGVRPKGWYEEANHVIVNTELGMFGHNILPLTRWDHALTKQHPRPDFQPLEHLVSGMYLGEIVRLALLEAIETTGLLGGVVPHSLRTGYSLGTDTISMIESDTSPNLEEAIKTFSDRHPSSYTPTSSDLIAIKALSSFVSIRSSALVATCVYTLWDLRLDFEQQYVDTLLESSPERKRVEDDMKLESTTVAFNGSVIENYPGYLANCQRYLDELIESKCSPEPRSIRLIAAKESSLLGAAVALACVERGD, from the exons ATGACGAACCTTCGAAAGGCATTCATTGCCGCCATTGTAAAGAGCTTGCTTCGAGGCAAGTCTCTAATACAAGCCTTACTCTCCTTCTGGGTCAACCCTGGCATAGCCGAGGGTGGCAAAGGGAACTCAACAAAAACGCTACAAGATTTTCTCAAAGATGCCGAGGCTGCGCTCCTCGGTCCTGTTAGTGGCAATGGTCTCCAGGAGCTTTCCGCAGGCTTAAAGAAGCAATTTGTTGAACGCTTGCAAATAGATGAACAATGCATGTTGCCTTCTTATAGCCATCAGCTGCCGTTGGGCAGCGAATGTGGACAGTACCTGGCTTTGGATGTTGGTGGTTCGACTCTGAGAGTCGCTGTGGTGGAATTGCGAGGTCGTCGGGTGGATGCTGACAAGCAGAGTGAAATCATCAGCATGCACAACTACCGGATTGGCAAGGATGTCAAGGATCTAGAGGGAATGGACTTTTTCAACTGGATGGGCCAGAAGATTGCCGAGACGCTTGCCGAGAGTGGTCAACATGAGAATTCTGAGGCGAAGCCTCTTCCTATTTCTTGTGCTTGGAGCTTCCCGATTGA ACAAACTTCCATGGGGAGTGGCAAGCTCCTCCCAATGGGTAAAGCATTCTTGGCAGACCGAGGCTTGTTGGGTGAAGATCTTGCTGGAATTATCAAGCAGGCTTGCAAGCAGTCTGGTCTTCACGTTGAACTGCGAGCCCTCTTAAACGACTCTAGTGCTTGCCTGTTGTCACGAGCCTACTCTTACACGTCTACTCGATTTGGTCTTATTCTGGGCACGGGTGTCAACTTGGCGGCGTACATGCCCGTCCAGAGTGTCGGCATGAAGAAGTTTGGAGTACGACCCAAGGGTTGGTATGAGGAGGCTAACCACGTCATTGTTAATACGGAACTAGGAATGTTTGGCCACAACATCTTGCCGCTGACAAGATGGGATCATGCGTTAACCAAGCAGCATCCTCGCCCCGATTTCCAACCCCTCGAGCATCTTGTTAGCGGCATGTACCTTGGCGAGATTGTCAGACTGGCACTTCTTGAAGCTATTGAAACCACTGGGCTacttggtggtgttgtgcCTCATTCTTTGAGGACTGGTTACTCCCTAGGCACGGACACGATTTCTATGATTGAAAG CGACACCTCCCCAAACCTCGAGGAGGCCATAAAGACCTTTTCGGATCGACACCCATCATCATATACACCCACTAGCTCCGATCTTATTGCTATCAAAGCCCTTTCATCATTTGTTTCTATTCGCTCCAGCGCTCTTGTCGCTACTTGTGTCTACACGCTATGGGACCTGCGTCTGGATTTTGAGCAACAATATGTCGATACTTTGCTCGAGTCGTCCCCAGAGCGTAAGCGTGTTGAGGATGATATGAAACTGGAGAGCACTACGGTTGCGTTCAACGGTAGTGTGATCGAAAATTATCCTGGATACCTCGCAAACTGTCAACGTTATTTGGATGAGTTGATCGAGAGCAAATGCTCACCTGAACCACGAAGTATTCGTCTCATTGCGGCTAAGGAGAGCTCATTGTTGGGGGCTGCCGTTGCATTGGCATGCGTTGAGCGAGGTGATTGA
- the brc1 gene encoding BRCT-containing protein 1: protein MAARSGVFNECAVAFVPSNELTPKLIGDLSRIIEDNGGTICEPRRNGSIPIEKATHIVSNTINFEQYVESQAIMIPVVSEHWISTSIMRRKAAQVRPFSPDPRMIFAEIVVTCADLPLMDKESIIGATMALGGQESKDVTRLTTHICALSMDAPKVMGALEKGFKGKIVLPHWFDACFKLGKRIDEEPYLLPDPEVMKKSSDDAISIPANKNLVGATSVSPEFLPIAADSQGARPPVTVFQDRAVMLAADLHITARLAKAIGDIVLDGGGKLVRNVDDCDMYICQYRDGDEYIHAAQSCKEVGSLSWLYSLIVNNQWQNPLHRLLHYPVPLNGIPGFKDLRITISNYGGEARIYLENLIKACGAEFTKTMKADNTHLITARDSSEKCKAAPEWGVAVINHLWIEESYAKCELRAINISKYNHFPPRTNLGEIIGQTFLDESRIRDLFYPGGEEKVSPSARRKRKILEAAADNAYHRGPAEGVVIGRDKDFDVMRDDEEDQNPSSLKSKKSTAVETPARSRRAHSGKENDTPPAMSTGSRSAKAKARDILQCIAPDIALYEKEKKRHSKAGAPWGGKRAANLAEKEKDSKTATSPKHKQEDEDEDTKRPSKKQRPSLPDVHMRLVVTGYTGWVGDSKKEDHDRRKMRALGILIVQEGQACDYLVAPQVVRTVKFLYALARGAVVLSSDFIDKVLETGDVPDVDDFILQDQEAERKYKFKIERSMARAKANRGRLLQGIPIYCTEGVRKGPESYRSIAEANGAIFKLYRARSGTTIKPTTAEEDGFAKPEPVYLLSGNSPDEKQMWVRFRTMAEKGNMESRIVDPDWLLDVAMAQEVRFDENFLIEKRNQDKSS from the exons ATGGCTGCCAGATCGGGCGTATTCAACGAGTGCGCTGTCGCGTTCGTTCCTAGCAATGAGCTCACTCCAAAGTTAATTGGCGAC TTATCCCGCATTATAGAAGACAACGGCGGTACGATTTGCGAACCCCGCCGCAACGGCTCAATTCCCATCGAAAAAGCCACGCATATCGTTTCAAACACCATCAACTTTGAACAATATGTCGAGTCTCAGGCCATTATGATTCCCGTCGTATCAGAGCACTGGATCTCGACTTCAATCATGAGGAGGAAAGCTGCACAAGTCAGGCCGTTCTCTCCGGATCCACGAATGATCTTTGCCGAAATTGTTGTCACCTGTGCGGATTTGCCGCTTATGGACAAGGAGAGTATCATCGGAGCGACGATGGCACTGGGAGGACAGGAATCTAAAGATGTAACCAGATTGACTACACACATTTGTGCGTTGAGCATGGATGCGCCAAAAGTCATGGGGGCGCTTGAAAAAGGATTCAAGGGCAAAATTGTTCTGCCTCATTG GTTCGACGCCTGCTTCAAGCTTGGCAAGAGGATAGATGAAGAACCGTATCTCCTGCCGGATCCAGAAGTAATGAAGAAATCAAGCGATGATGCCATTAGCATCCCTGCAAACAAGAATTTGGTTGGTGCGACTTCAGTAAGCCCTGAGTTTCTGCCCATCGCCGCCGATAGCCAAGGCGCACGACCTCCTGTAACGGTTTTCCAGGATAGAGCGGTTATGCTAGCGGCAGACCTTCACATTACTGCGAGGCTAGCAAAGGCCATTGGGGATATTGTTCTCGATGGAGGGGGGAAACTGGTTCGCAATGTTGACGACTGCGACATGTACATTTGCCAGTATCGCGACGGCGATGAGTACATCCATGCAGCTCAGTCTTGCAAGGAAGTGGGTAGCCTCTCATGGTTGTATTCACTCATTGTGAATAACCAGTGGCAAAATCCCCTTCACCGACTTTTACACTATCCTGTACCTCTAAATGGTATTCCAGGCTTCAAAGATCTTCGCATCACTATATCCAACTACGGCGGGGAAGCAAGGATCTACCTGGAGAATCTTATCAAAGCTTGCGGCGCAGAGTTCACCAAGACAATGAAGGCAGACAACACGCATCTGATAACCGCTCGCGATTCTAGCGAAAAATGCAAGGCGGCTCCGGAATGGGGTGTTGCAGTTATCAACCACCTCTGGATTGAAGAGAGCTACGCTAAGTGCGAGCTTAGGGCCATTAACATCTCCAAATATAACCACTTTCCCCCAAGAACCAACCTGGGGGAGATCATAGGGCAAACCTTTTTAGACGAGTCGAGAATTAGGGACTTATTCTATCCCGGTGGCGAAGAGAAAGTGTCTCCCAGCGCGaggagaaagagaaagatCCTGGAAGCTGCAGCAGATAACGCCTACCATCGAGGTCCTGCAGAGGGGGTCGTCATTGGGCGTGACAAAGACTTTGACGTCATGAgggacgatgaagaagaccAAAATCCGTCCTCCCTGAAATCGAAGAAATCCACCGCCGTCGAGACACCCGCACGCTCCCGCCGTGCTCACTCCGGCAAGGAGAACGACACCCCGCCTGCCATGTCGACTGGTAGCCGTAGCGCCAAGGCGAAGGCAAGGGACATTTTGCAATGTATTGCGCCTGATATTGCCTTGTacgagaaagaaaagaagagacaCAGCAAAGCCGGGGCACCGTGGGGTGGCAAACGAGCCGCAAACTTGGctgagaaagaaaaagacagCAAGACTGCCACCAGCCCCAAACATAagcaagaagacgaggatgaggataCGAAGCGACCATCGAAGAAGCAACGGCCGTCATTACCGGATGTGCATATGAGACTGGTGGTTACTGGCTACACTGGATGGGTTGGAGACAGCAAAAAGGAGGATCACGACCGT AGAAAGATGCGGGCTCTTGGAATTCTGATTGTACAGGAAGGCCAAGCCTGCGACTACCTCGTCGCACCTCAAGTGGTGCGTACCGTCAAGTTCCTCTATGCGCTAGCTCGCGGAGCGGTTGTCCTTTCGTCCGACTTCATCGACAAGGTCCTCGAAACTGGAGACGTGCCCGATGTGGATGACTTCATTCTGCAAGACCAGGAGGCAGAGCGCAAATACAAGTTCAAGATCGAACGGTCGATGGCTCgagccaaggccaaccgAGGCAGGCTGCTCCAAGGAATCCCCATTTACTGCACTGAAGGGGTTCGAAAGGGGCCGGAGAGCTACAGGTCCATAGCGGAAGCCAACGGAGCCATATTCAAGCTCTATCGCGCGCGGAGCGGCACGACCATCAAGCCGACAACGGCAGAAGAGGACGGATTCGCTAAGCCAGAGCCAGTGTACTTGCTGTCGGGCAATAGCCCTGATGAGAAGCAAATGTGGGTGCGATTCAGAACCATGGCTGAGAAGGGTAACATGGAGTCCCGAATTGTTGACCCGGATTGGTTACTGgatgtggccatggcacaGGAAGTGCGTTTCGATGAGAATTTCTTGATTGAGAAGCGCAACCAAGACAAGAGTAGCTAA
- the VPS25 gene encoding Vacuolar protein-sorting-associated protein 25 produces the protein MASTSTSPAQPQPPSQPPDASFRFPREYHFPAFFTPQPNLTTHHAQLTKWSSLILSYAKHHRLFKLSLSSASDSALFSNIRINRRLVPADIRQVIDFMRKDGRAEYAGGDKARDGDVVYVYWKKPDEWAALVEAYVEDTAQKGSVLTLYELTDGEGTRGTELHGMDSEVLLKALNVLVKRGKAQIFGSEDSLGVKFF, from the exons ATGGCATCGACTTCGACATCGCCCGCCCAGCCTCAACCCCCATCTCAACCCCCGGACGCATCATTCCGCTTCCCCCGTGAATACCACTTCCCCGCCTTCTTCACGCCCCAGCCGAATCTCACCACGCACCACGCCCAACTCACCAAGTGGTCCTCCCTCATCCTCTCCTACGCCAAGCACCACCGCCTCTTCAAGCTCTCCCTCTCGTCCGCCTCGGACTCGGCCCTCTTCTCCAACATCCGCATCAACCGCCGCCTGGTGCCCGCCGACATCCGCCAGGTCATCGACTTTATGCGCAAGGACGGGAGGGCAGAGtacgccggcggcgacaaggccAGGGACGGAGACGTCGTCTACGTCTACTGGAAGAAGCCCGACGAGTGGGCGGCCCTGGTCGAGGCCTACGTCGAGGACACCGCGCAAAAGGGCAGCGTGCTGACCCTTTACGAGCTGACTGATGGGGAGGGAACAAGAGGCACAG AACTACACGGCATGGACAGCGAGGTCCTACTCAAGGCTCTCAATGTTCTCGTCAAGCGGGGCAAAGCTCAAATATTTGGTTCCGAAGACTCTCTGGGCGTCAAGTTCTTCTGA